From the Lactuca sativa cultivar Salinas chromosome 9, Lsat_Salinas_v11, whole genome shotgun sequence genome, the window ttatcatcaaaaaaaaaaaaaacccaaatttAGCTTCTTCTTTTTTATTAACCTTACGggtttttattaataaataaatgtgTATAATATATGATACCAATATGAAGGCATGGCGTTGTTTTATTCGCTTTTTTTCGTTTCTACGTTTAAAACTTCCTTCATTTGGTTGATTTGCAGGAATTGGTTCACCAGGAACATGTTTAACCCAAGCATAAGGCCCTACATTTCCACAAATGatcaaaagaattaaaaaaaaaaatcaattcaaaCATGATCATGATCATGGAATGTAATAActtattccattccattccattcctccATCATTCCATTAAGTTCAGAAATGCAACCACAAAATGTGAAAATTACACTATTACCTTTAGGCTTCAAGCTAGCCCTTTTCCTACGAGGCTTATCAACAGGCCTTCTTTTTGGGAAACGGGTATCTGTTAGACTTTGGATTGCCCTTACTGATGTGGGCCCCCAAAACAGGTGGCTCTTGTGGATTGACCTAAAAAGGGGGTGCAGCTCATTGTTGTATGCAGCAGAAAACAATGGTTTAGTTAAAGGGGATGAAGTGGTTGTGATAGAGCGAGATAAAATTAGGGTTCTTGACACAGGTCGGATTATGGATCTTATTGCCCCAAAAAGCATGATTGATTGATCACCGATTTAGATCTGTTGGGTGTCAATAAAATGGAATTTTGTCATTAGTTTGGTTTATTCCCAATAAAACTTATTATTTTTACTTATATAATggaagcaaatgagaaaatgcTTGCAAGAATACTTGAAACAAAATAATAACAGAAGCAAAGAAAGAACATGGAAGAAAATGCATGATACCCTAAATTTTTATAGATAAAATGATTCTATTTCTTTTCTCACATTCATCATGATTTGTGCAAGCATAAGAGTTGCTTTCTAAAGTTTCTGATAAATCAGAGAACAGCAAGTGTAAGTCTTTTTTGATATAAACAAGAAGGCCTAATCAAAGAAAACGTATAGCATATAACAAAATCATATCTGGGCCGATTACAAATAAGACTACACCTACATTATAAAAATTACAAATTCATAATCCACTATACAGATTCAAATTCCAGATACCCTTCAGAAAAATCGTATAGAAGGTGTGGGGGTAGAAGTTAAACTACCTCATTAACCTAATATCTTAATCGTGGTTGAACTTAGAGTAAATTCATCGTTTCGATTAAATTCTCCAAGCTTCATAATCGGCAAGCAAATCATAAAAAATATTCAATTGATTGGATGCATAAATAAAAACAGAGAGGAGATTGAGGACTGATCTTAACGGGGATCTGGAAGAAGCAAAGTCGAAATGAGCTGAAGAATCGAGAAAATCGGAAATTGAATCGGCCACAGTGATTTACCTGGTTCGAGAGAGCAGCAGGTCGAAAATCGAAATGTGAGCGACCTGAGGAAACTAGTAGACCGATGAAAGAGAGGGCTTATGAAATTTTAGGGTTTAAAATGTAATGGAAATATAGAAATCCAAAATAGGTATTTTACATGGTAGTACTTTGCTACCAAACAATTAATCAACTAAATAATgcaaatgaattttgattttatgattagagaaattaaatatagaATATCATTGAAAAAATTGAGTAAATTACGTAttttatggtttggtcaaaattgaacgtttggtcttttttttttttttttttgcattcggatcgtccctgtggtttgattttattGCATTTTtcgtccttatggtttggtcaaaattgcacgtttagtccctaagtttat encodes:
- the LOC111899049 gene encoding uncharacterized protein LOC111899049, whose product is MLFGAIRSIIRPVSRTLILSRSITTTSSPLTKPLFSAAYNNELHPLFRSIHKSHLFWGPTSVRAIQSLTDTRFPKRRPVDKPRRKRASLKPKGPYAWVKHVPGEPIPANQPNEGSFKRRNEKKRIKQRHAFILSEKKKRKVQMQEANRKKKIARIERKMAAVARDRAWAERLAELEQIEEDKKKAAMGTTA